DNA sequence from the Plasmodium vivax scf_6666 genomic scaffold, whole genome shotgun sequence genome:
gatttaaaattttcttattataGCTTTATATGATTTCTGTTATGTATAaacaattataataatacgTGTTATGAATTAATAATGCCTCAGCATATCAATAGtaggttttaaaaattaacatattaataatttatataatgaaatttgaacataaataattattataactgtaactataaaaaaattgagatgGGTAATACAGGtttaaagtttttttccacatttttttgcaataaacaaatgtattatatatgacGATATAATCTAAGAAGTCtggaaaataattaatgataaaatatgaataaacaatttttttataattcacGAAAACAAATAGAATGGTGAATTGTATATGGATTCTTCAAAttagcataaaaaatgacataacATTGTTCTGGAAATTGTTATTtgaatatatgtatatttattcttttcctttaataCTAAAACAGATGTGTTTATTATAATCTATATTTGCTTTTATTGCTCAGTTATGGAGTAATAGATTATTCGTAAAAGTTTGTGCATTTCTATATCATTTCCAAATGAAACTTTTAGTGGTCATGCATGGTGCAGCTGTTGTTAATACTCctatttgcttttttgttttgcagtgttacacataaaaatataactaacGAATAATTTATGAACTACAAGAAGGTTTACATTATTGTTTCGAAAAAGATTTGCCCATTAAAATGTCtagtttaataaataaaacaaattgtaTAACTGttctattttaaaattaacagTTTATGTTTTTCTCATATGTAAAAGTTGTACTAAAATTTTAGAATTTATTTGTTACATCCACGTATAAGTTTACATATTTCTGCAATCATTACAAACGTTTTAAGAAAGGAACCTttctattattatacaatatagtttaaaaaacatataacaCTAACTGACAACTATTGAAGTAAATATTTAAGTTTAtcgtacatattttaaaaatgattaacatatatgagagtaaaaaatgatgacatTTTAAGTGCTAataagaagagaaaaattactAAATAGTGCTAAATATTTCTATGTAAAcatacaaatttgtttaaacataaataaatatacataaaccaAAAATATCAAGAAATGTGGATAttcatatacataattttgttcaacaTTTTGTGCGAGATAAATATTCAAACAGTTGCATAgaaatttgaatttttccctttttttctattatttttcctgcaactttttttttgaaaaaatacattagaATCACTGAAAAGTAGTATtttagtataaaaaattaaaagttcAGAAGCATCcattatataacattttttagatgccaattttgcaagaaagtgtatttttaggaaaatttttataatatgctAAAGGCATATTTTATAGAATTTAAGCGTAAATTAAGTACCCCttataatttgttaaagGAACAccaacaaaataattaaaaacgaTATTTTTTGAATCTAAAAAGGCATCGTTatgtcatttatttttataaaattaaataaatatttttaactacgcaaaaaggggattttCATGTAGACAACATTTATTAAGTAAATGGAGTTTAATTAACTCCTTCAATGCAAATTATAGTTTGATATTGCGACGATTTAATGCTATATGTTCTATTTCGCATGACAATGCGCATCTactatattttgttttaatgtATCAaaacttccaaaaaaaataatttgttgtACGATATTATGCTTTGTatggaattatattttttctattttccgTGAATATTATGCATAATTGGGAAGGGAAATTTTGTATGATCTTAATAGGATGCAATAATAGCTTGATCAAAAACGGAAATATTGGAACATATTAAATTAGAAaacatgtattattttaaaaattaatgtacactaatgcaaaatatatcaatAGGTCAAGCGTTTTAATATTTCCTATGTCCATATATATCTAATTATGAGTTTCACTATTACATAGAGTTAATACATGATATATCAAGATGGCACTTTCCGAAGCGAATAAATGggtatatttgtatttttattatataaatggcTTACTATTTGAATATTCTACATAATTCTAAGACTTATAAAATAGCTTTACTCTAATGAGAACATCTATTTACgtaataacatttatttatcttttctACTTAATAGGAAAAACACTTACCAGATTTGccttcatataaaaaatatacagaGCTGGATAATGTGGTAATCAGTGGGGATGATAATGATTACTGTAAAAAAAGTTTAGAAAGTACAGAAGAAGGGGATAAGGCATTTTGTAATAAAATAGCAAAGAATTTatcaatattaaaaaatgaaaaagataTGCAAAAACGTACATATGATTGTTATTACTTTAATCACTGGTTATACGATAatattgggaaaaaatattatgacgGAAATActaaaggtgaaaaaggcaATGTTTCTGaaaatctttttaattttgtgtcATTAGCTAATTCAAAGTATATCTTTATACCATCATGTAACGGCAACTCTTATGGCAAACCGGAAGAGTGGAAAGTAGAAAAAGACTTGCAcgattattttgaaaatcaCAAAGATATTAAATGCAACGATTCTGATAAGTCTAAGTGcgaaaaatatgtgaattatgttacatatattaaaactttatatgaagaaaaaaaagaaaaatgttgtTATGAAGAAGAATTGGATGAAGATGAATTTTGTGAACcttattttaaatgtgaaAGTACATATAATCCGAAAgatttattaacaaaattacaaaaagaaCTTCAGGCATTAGAAAAAAAGTTAGAGGCAGGAGGTGCAGAGGAAACACTTCAACCGAAAAAGGGTGAACAAACAGGCCCAGAAAAGTCAGGACAAGAAGAGACGAAGTCGGAAATAGCAGCGGCTGGAGATTCAACCCCGAAGGGGGAAGATGGTGCATCAGCAAAAGCTTCAGAGAAAGAATCTGGGGCAGCAAAACATGGAGAAACAACACCTGCACCTGCAGAAACCGTAGAGGCAAAATCTGCAACGACAATACTAGCACCGCCAGAACCTGCACTTGTGAAACCTGCACCTGCAAAACCCGTAGCGGCAAAAGCACCAGTAGAAAAATCCATAGCGCCAGAACTTGGAGGGGCGAAACCTGCAGCAGCAAAACCCGAAACGGAAAAAGTAGCAGAAGCAAACCTTGCAACGGCAGAATCTCAAGTGGCAAAACCTGTTGCAGCAAAACCCGTAGCGTCAAAAcctgaaaaggaaaacctcGAGGCGGCAGAMTCTGAAAAGGCAAAACCTGCAGCAGCAGAACCCGTAGCGGTAAAACCTAAAGAAACAGTATCTGAAGAAGAWTCAGCTGAAACggaagaagctgaagaggaagaaaatgaagatgaCACAGCTGAAGGGGTAACAGCTGAAGAGATAACAACTGAAGAGGTAGTAACGGAAACGACAAGTACTTTGCAACATGAAGAAACTTTAAGTCCCACGCCAATAGAGAACGCTGAACAGAATGTTCATGTGATATCATCTCATAATACAGAGCCTGCAAGCAATTTAGTTCCTCTAACAATTGCGGATTCCACTAATACATTAGGAAC
Encoded proteins:
- a CDS encoding variable surface protein Vir12-like (encoded by transcript PVX_020680A), giving the protein MALSEANKWEKHLPDLPSYKKYTELDNVVISGDDNDYCKKSLESTEEGDKAFCNKIAKNLSILKNEKDMQKRTYDCYYFNHWLYDNIGKKYYDGNTKGEKGNVSENLFNFVSLANSKYIFIPSCNGNSYGKPEEWKVEKDLHDYFENHKDIKCNDSDKSKCEKYVNYVTYIKTLYEEKKEKCCYEEELDEDEFCEPYFKCESTYNPKDLLTKLQKELQALEKKLEAGGAEETLQPKKGEQTGPEKSGQEETKSEIAAAGDSTPKGEDGASAKASEKESGAAKHGETTPAPAETVEAKSATTILAPPEPALVKPAPAKPVAAKAPVEKSIAPELGGAKPAAAKPETEKVAEANLATAESQVAKPVAAKPVASKPEKENLEAAXSEKAKPAAAEPVAVKPKETVSEEXSAETEEAEEEENEDDTAEGVTAEEITTEEVVTETTSTLQHEETLSPTPIENAEQNVHVISSHNTEPASNLVPLTIADSTNTLGTAHEGLNSNFFRNVIMAIAVLGTIFFLFYYNRSSRLESSLRKKKKKKGKIFEHNYYEEYEKELAMYGSEETFLDSETNRLYLNYHPDQDSYY